In Methanobacterium sp., one genomic interval encodes:
- the purE gene encoding 5-(carboxyamino)imidazole ribonucleotide mutase encodes MEPKVMIILGSASDFKIAEKATSILEKLGIYYDLRVASAHRTHEKVKKIVTKAAKNGVEVFIGIAGLSAHLPGIIAGITHKPVIGVPVDVKVAGLDALFASVQMPLGAPVATVGIDRGENAAILAAQIIGIDDADVRERLSSFRRDFHSKIAEDEEKLFLQMNGKYYSKISPDSDEQEEVESQNENLEGKETKATTHPGKLREGIIPPQVAVISGSYSDIKVAKKTTMFLDKLNITYDSSVVSPVRSPDKFENFMKRNRDANVFIAISGLSAHVTGAVVAYTEKPVIGVPCSIKMEGIDALLSMVNMPPGVPVATMGVDSGGNAAILAAEMLGIGDSRIKKDLLRFKGNINCKR; translated from the coding sequence ATGGAACCAAAGGTTATGATCATACTGGGCAGTGCTTCAGACTTTAAAATTGCTGAAAAGGCCACCTCAATCCTGGAAAAACTGGGAATATACTATGATCTCAGGGTGGCATCAGCCCACCGTACCCATGAAAAAGTGAAAAAAATAGTTACAAAGGCAGCAAAAAATGGAGTCGAAGTTTTTATAGGAATAGCCGGACTATCAGCCCATCTTCCTGGAATCATAGCCGGGATTACTCATAAACCAGTTATTGGGGTCCCGGTGGATGTTAAAGTGGCTGGGCTGGATGCTCTTTTTGCCTCAGTCCAGATGCCATTAGGCGCACCAGTGGCAACTGTAGGGATTGACCGGGGTGAAAACGCAGCTATACTGGCAGCTCAAATAATAGGCATTGATGATGCAGATGTTCGGGAAAGATTATCCTCTTTCCGCAGGGATTTTCACTCAAAGATAGCTGAAGATGAGGAAAAACTTTTCCTCCAGATGAATGGGAAATATTATTCTAAAATCAGCCCAGATTCAGATGAACAAGAAGAAGTAGAATCCCAAAATGAAAATCTAGAGGGAAAAGAGACGAAGGCTACAACCCACCCTGGTAAACTGAGGGAGGGTATCATTCCGCCTCAAGTGGCAGTGATATCCGGAAGTTACAGTGATATTAAGGTGGCCAAGAAGACCACAATGTTTCTGGATAAACTCAACATCACCTATGACTCTTCGGTGGTATCACCAGTCAGATCTCCTGATAAATTTGAAAATTTCATGAAGAGAAATAGAGATGCCAATGTTTTCATTGCCATTTCAGGTCTTTCAGCCCATGTTACCGGTGCGGTGGTGGCTTACACTGAAAAACCAGTCATAGGGGTTCCCTGTTCAATTAAGATGGAGGGGATAGATGCTCTGTTATCCATGGTGAACATGCCTCCGGGAGTTCCAGTAGCCACCATGGGTGTGGATTCGGGGGGTAATGCTGCTATACTCGCTGCTGAAATGCTGGGTATAGGTGATAGTAGGATAAAGAAAGATTTGCTCAGATTTAAGGGTAACATTAACTGCAAAAGATGA
- a CDS encoding UbiD family decarboxylase, whose amino-acid sequence MRGFLKTLEKDFNTIKIDEKVSVNLEAAEFLKKNPKDTIIMENIRESDMKVISGICNTREKIARALNTDVAGITQKIMGAINNPLPINDFKSPQDSFDISKTADLTELPVLTYYSRDGGPYITSGVIIAKDPETGVRNASIHRMLVLDKDRLTARIVPRHLYTYHQRAEALDEPLELAIAIGMHPATLLATTTSVPINVDELEVANNFHHGEMKLIKCETVDLEVPECEILLEGRMLPHERAEEGPFVDLTDTYDVVRMEPVIELDRMHFQSDSMYHAIMPAGFEHKLLQGLPQEPRIFNSVQNTVPTVKNVALTEGGCCWLHAAVSIQKQTQGDGKNVIMAALAAHPSLKHCVVVDEDIDIFDAEDVEYALATRVKGDDDILIVPGARGSSLDPCAKPDGTTTKVGVDATKPLDKLEKFERVSFSN is encoded by the coding sequence ATGCGAGGATTCTTGAAAACTCTTGAAAAAGACTTTAACACTATTAAAATTGATGAAAAAGTTTCGGTTAACCTTGAAGCCGCTGAATTTCTGAAAAAAAATCCGAAAGACACTATCATAATGGAAAACATCCGTGAATCAGACATGAAAGTCATATCTGGGATATGCAACACCCGTGAAAAGATTGCCAGGGCCCTAAACACTGATGTAGCTGGAATTACTCAGAAAATAATGGGGGCAATTAACAATCCCCTTCCTATTAACGATTTTAAAAGTCCACAGGATAGTTTTGATATTTCCAAAACCGCTGATCTCACCGAACTTCCAGTACTAACCTATTATTCACGTGATGGTGGGCCCTATATCACTTCGGGGGTGATCATTGCCAAGGATCCGGAAACTGGTGTTCGAAATGCCTCCATCCACCGCATGCTCGTATTGGATAAGGATAGGCTAACTGCCCGTATTGTGCCACGACATCTCTATACTTATCACCAGAGGGCAGAAGCCCTTGATGAACCTTTGGAACTGGCAATTGCCATTGGAATGCACCCAGCCACCCTGTTGGCTACCACTACTTCGGTGCCCATTAACGTGGATGAACTGGAAGTGGCCAACAATTTCCACCATGGAGAAATGAAGCTCATAAAATGTGAAACAGTGGATCTGGAGGTTCCTGAATGTGAAATACTCCTTGAAGGACGGATGTTGCCACATGAAAGGGCTGAAGAAGGACCATTTGTTGATTTAACCGACACCTACGATGTGGTGCGAATGGAACCAGTGATCGAACTGGACCGGATGCACTTCCAGTCTGATTCAATGTACCATGCCATAATGCCAGCAGGTTTCGAGCACAAACTACTACAGGGCCTTCCACAGGAGCCAAGAATATTCAATTCCGTTCAAAACACTGTCCCCACTGTGAAAAACGTAGCTCTAACTGAAGGGGGATGCTGCTGGTTACACGCAGCAGTCTCTATCCAGAAACAAACTCAGGGTGATGGTAAAAACGTTATAATGGCGGCACTGGCCGCACATCCTTCACTTAAACATTGTGTGGTTGTTGATGAGGACATCGACATCTTCGATGCTGAGGATGTGGAATATGCTCTCGCTACCAGGGTGAAAGGTGATGATGACATACTAATCGTTCCCGGAGCTCGTGGATCATCCCTTGATCCCTGTGCCAAGCCAGATGGAACAACCACCAAGGTAGGGGTGGATGCCACCAAGCCACTGGACAAACTGGAGAAGTTTGAAAGGGTTAGTTTCTCTAATTAG
- the amrS gene encoding AmmeMemoRadiSam system radical SAM enzyme: MKKEAILYEKRDSVLNCHICNRSCVISNGKTGFCGMRQNDNGTMYSLNYASASSVAVDPIEKKPLFHFYPGSLSFSLGSVGCNFRCPYCQNWSISQASLEEIGIRDILPEEAIQMAQDNNCQSISWTYNEPTMWFEYTYDSAKLAHKNDLKTVYVTNGYMSSESLDLIAPHLDAANVDLKGMSDKFYRELCQARLEPVLENIQTMHDKGIHLEITNLVIPGYNDSEEDLQTLVKFVADVDVNIPLHFTRFYPHYKMNQVPPTPVKTLEKAYKMARESGVKYVYVGNVPGSDGENTRCPDCGELLIKRDGFSVGSNNLKKNKECPSCGMKIDIEI, encoded by the coding sequence ATGAAGAAGGAAGCCATACTTTATGAAAAGCGGGATAGTGTGCTTAACTGCCATATCTGTAATCGTAGTTGTGTTATATCCAATGGTAAGACTGGTTTTTGCGGGATGAGGCAGAATGATAATGGCACCATGTACAGCCTGAATTACGCATCTGCTTCCTCAGTGGCAGTTGACCCCATTGAAAAAAAACCTCTCTTCCATTTTTATCCCGGCAGCCTATCATTCAGCCTGGGAAGCGTTGGCTGCAACTTCCGCTGCCCTTACTGCCAGAATTGGTCCATATCCCAGGCCAGTCTGGAGGAAATAGGAATCAGAGATATCCTTCCCGAAGAAGCCATACAGATGGCCCAAGATAATAACTGCCAGTCCATTTCATGGACCTACAACGAACCTACCATGTGGTTTGAATATACCTATGACTCGGCAAAACTGGCCCATAAAAATGATTTGAAGACAGTTTATGTTACCAATGGTTACATGAGCTCTGAATCATTGGATCTAATCGCACCTCACCTGGATGCGGCCAATGTGGATTTGAAGGGGATGTCTGATAAATTTTACCGAGAACTGTGCCAGGCACGTCTGGAACCCGTGCTAGAAAACATACAGACCATGCATGATAAGGGCATCCACTTGGAAATTACCAACCTGGTGATACCGGGCTACAATGATTCCGAGGAAGACCTCCAAACACTGGTGAAATTTGTGGCTGATGTGGATGTGAACATCCCTCTACACTTCACCCGCTTCTATCCCCATTACAAAATGAACCAGGTCCCACCTACCCCTGTGAAAACCCTGGAGAAAGCCTATAAAATGGCCAGAGAATCAGGTGTGAAGTACGTCTACGTGGGGAATGTCCCAGGGAGTGATGGGGAGAACACCAGGTGTCCTGATTGTGGAGAACTTCTCATTAAGAGGGATGGATTTAGTGTGGGATCTAATAATTTGAAGAAAAATAAGGAATGCCCCAGTTGTGGGATGAAAATTGATATTGAAATTTAA
- the thiL gene encoding thiamine-phosphate kinase, whose amino-acid sequence MPSKNIKTPENLKISHIGEKKLIKRLLSRSRAFQPNSPFFDEFYYKSLSDDAALIDLGDKYLVITSDLLLESSHLPSDMSPGMKGMKVVTVNVSDLAAMGAKPIGFILSLGLPKDLPLNEFDAIMDGVLYSCQDYEMGLMGGDTNQSDELILSGTGLGMVDKNKVLMKEGAQPGDVVAVTGPLGVAAAGFEFLLSPPTVREDLKKNLNHSTLELIQKHALQPHARLKEGIMLANTGIVTSATDITDGLASEVGELLEASKNRLGITLFETMIPLIPEVEEIAAALNQDPLDFALYYGEDFELLLTLQKDDFDHLKDEFGLHQVGVVTDSGKMEIIDKDGKTNILENKGYQHFT is encoded by the coding sequence ATGCCTTCTAAAAATATTAAAACCCCGGAAAACCTTAAAATATCTCATATTGGTGAGAAAAAGCTTATCAAGCGACTCCTCTCAAGGAGTCGTGCTTTTCAACCTAATTCTCCTTTTTTTGATGAATTTTATTATAAAAGTCTCAGTGACGACGCTGCCCTCATTGATCTTGGGGATAAATATTTAGTGATAACTTCCGACCTTTTACTGGAATCATCTCATCTACCATCCGATATGAGCCCTGGAATGAAGGGGATGAAAGTGGTGACAGTGAATGTCAGTGACCTGGCAGCAATGGGAGCCAAACCCATTGGTTTTATACTGTCTCTGGGGTTACCAAAGGATCTTCCCCTTAATGAATTCGATGCAATAATGGATGGTGTTCTCTATTCCTGCCAGGATTATGAAATGGGACTGATGGGTGGTGACACCAATCAATCTGATGAGTTAATCCTCAGTGGAACCGGTTTAGGAATGGTGGATAAAAACAAAGTACTCATGAAAGAGGGTGCCCAGCCAGGGGATGTGGTGGCAGTTACCGGCCCATTGGGTGTGGCTGCAGCAGGATTTGAATTCTTATTATCCCCCCCAACTGTAAGGGAAGACCTTAAAAAAAATCTTAACCACTCAACCCTAGAACTCATCCAGAAACATGCCCTCCAACCGCATGCCAGATTAAAAGAGGGGATTATGCTGGCAAATACAGGTATAGTGACTTCTGCCACTGATATAACCGATGGTCTGGCCAGTGAAGTAGGGGAATTGTTGGAAGCTTCCAAAAACAGGTTGGGAATTACTCTTTTTGAAACCATGATCCCCCTTATTCCCGAGGTGGAAGAGATAGCTGCGGCATTAAACCAGGACCCCCTTGATTTTGCCCTTTATTATGGTGAGGATTTTGAACTTCTTTTAACCCTTCAAAAAGATGATTTTGACCATCTAAAGGATGAGTTCGGGCTTCATCAGGTGGGTGTGGTGACGGATTCTGGTAAGATGGAAATAATAGATAAAGATGGTAAAACAAATATATTAGAAAATAAGGGTTACCAGCACTTTACATAA
- the cfbA gene encoding sirohydrochlorin nickelochelatase, translating into MVTNSNSNSKVGIVLVGHGSRLPYGKDVLSQLAEIYRQESDHPVEVGFMNMNKPSIPSSINKLAQMGVEKIVVTPVFLAPGVHTTQDIPRILGLNNGDETHDHSHAHGHSHDHGETEEIHFHGEIIYTDPLGPDPKIVSIIKDRVNGAL; encoded by the coding sequence ATGGTTACAAATTCAAACTCAAACAGTAAGGTAGGGATCGTTTTAGTGGGCCACGGCAGCCGACTACCCTATGGTAAAGATGTTCTAAGCCAGTTAGCAGAAATTTATAGACAGGAAAGTGATCATCCGGTGGAAGTAGGATTTATGAACATGAATAAACCATCCATCCCATCATCCATCAATAAACTGGCCCAGATGGGTGTGGAAAAGATTGTAGTAACCCCTGTGTTCCTGGCTCCTGGAGTGCACACCACCCAGGACATTCCCCGTATTCTGGGATTGAACAATGGTGACGAAACCCATGACCACAGCCATGCACATGGACACAGCCATGACCACGGTGAAACAGAGGAGATCCACTTCCATGGGGAAATAATCTACACCGACCCTCTGGGTCCCGATCCAAAAATCGTTTCCATAATAAAAGACCGGGTTAATGGGGCCCTTTAA
- a CDS encoding Zn-ribbon domain-containing OB-fold protein, whose amino-acid sequence MKDIVRGWRHISQRYNLIGSKCLQCGEVFFPMRVICPKCRRKGKLEPIKFTGNGKIMSYSVIHTPTDEFKNISPYAVAIIELEEGAKITSQIVDCNTDNIEIGQEVELVFRKIREEGDEGVISYGYKFKLKQ is encoded by the coding sequence ATGAAAGATATTGTAAGAGGCTGGCGTCACATCTCCCAAAGATATAATCTCATTGGATCAAAGTGTTTACAATGCGGCGAAGTATTTTTCCCAATGAGGGTTATCTGCCCCAAATGCAGACGAAAAGGTAAACTGGAACCCATAAAATTCACTGGAAATGGAAAAATTATGAGTTACTCTGTTATACACACCCCAACAGATGAATTTAAGAATATATCCCCATATGCCGTGGCTATTATTGAACTGGAAGAAGGAGCCAAGATCACCAGCCAAATAGTAGATTGTAACACCGATAACATTGAAATAGGTCAAGAAGTAGAGTTGGTATTCAGAAAAATCAGAGAAGAAGGCGATGAAGGAGTTATATCCTATGGTTACAAATTCAAACTCAAACAGTAA
- a CDS encoding Lrp/AsnC family transcriptional regulator: MDEIDSEIIRSLVKNSRITLSQMSKEINVPDATISNRLKKLEETVIKQYTLILDTDATGLKVTAIIIIQTESEKHENVEMELSKLEEVSEVYSVSGEYDILIKVWAHSIEELNKIVTSKIRQVDGVEDLTEMIVMERVKEGVIPPI; this comes from the coding sequence ATGGACGAGATAGACTCGGAAATTATTCGTTCCCTGGTCAAGAATTCAAGGATAACTCTCTCCCAAATGTCAAAGGAGATAAACGTACCTGACGCAACCATCTCGAACCGGCTTAAAAAGCTGGAAGAAACTGTGATCAAGCAATACACCCTGATTCTGGACACGGATGCAACTGGCCTAAAGGTCACCGCCATCATCATCATTCAGACAGAATCGGAAAAACACGAAAACGTGGAAATGGAACTATCCAAACTGGAAGAGGTCTCTGAAGTTTACAGTGTCTCTGGAGAATATGACATTCTCATTAAAGTATGGGCCCACAGCATTGAAGAGCTCAATAAGATAGTAACCAGTAAAATCCGCCAGGTTGATGGTGTTGAAGATCTGACTGAGATGATTGTGATGGAACGTGTTAAAGAAGGAGTCATACCTCCAATCTGA
- a CDS encoding CBS domain-containing protein: protein MYLSDLIKKPVINPSGEKIGKLKDVIVSSETAYPIIKAIMVNTSGKTVKNIPCNYIGDIGKKIILKIPINDIEEYTILNNDIKLIHNVLDRQVVDIEDKKIRRVNDLKLSAKNGHYHVIGVDIGIHGILKRLSLTRIAKPLGIDSREDLISWKDIDALNSDYSNLKLKVPKQKLKKLHPADIADIVDQLGLNESITILNSLDDEAAADTLEEVSPERQVILLEGMESQRAAELLDEMSPDDAADLLADLPDDKAEELLDLMEPEESEDLRKLLEYPENTAGGVMTTEFAAVEEGLTAQQVLDSLREMAKNVETIYYVYVLSKNGDLVGVVSIREIILSDPDINISDFMQTDVIKVDVMEEQHEVAQKIAKYNLIALPVVEKDKIRGIITVDDAIDIVLPTAWKKRVPRMFGR, encoded by the coding sequence ATGTACCTAAGTGATTTAATAAAAAAACCAGTGATAAACCCCAGCGGAGAAAAAATAGGGAAACTGAAAGATGTTATAGTGTCATCAGAAACTGCTTATCCTATAATAAAAGCCATAATGGTGAATACTTCTGGTAAAACTGTTAAAAATATTCCCTGTAATTACATTGGAGATATTGGAAAGAAAATAATCCTAAAAATCCCAATTAATGATATTGAAGAGTATACAATTTTAAATAATGATATTAAGCTTATTCATAATGTTTTAGATCGGCAAGTGGTTGATATTGAGGATAAAAAGATCAGACGGGTTAACGATCTCAAATTATCAGCCAAAAATGGTCATTATCATGTTATTGGTGTTGATATAGGTATTCACGGTATTTTGAAAAGATTAAGTTTGACCCGTATTGCCAAACCCCTAGGTATAGATTCCAGGGAAGATCTCATCTCCTGGAAGGATATTGATGCATTAAACAGCGACTATTCTAATTTAAAACTAAAAGTCCCTAAACAGAAGTTGAAAAAGCTTCACCCTGCAGATATTGCGGATATTGTGGACCAGCTGGGACTTAATGAATCCATAACAATTTTGAATTCCCTGGATGATGAGGCAGCTGCCGACACCCTGGAGGAAGTCTCCCCTGAAAGACAGGTTATACTCCTGGAAGGAATGGAAAGCCAGAGAGCGGCCGAACTTTTAGATGAAATGTCTCCGGATGATGCAGCTGACCTTCTCGCTGATCTACCTGATGATAAGGCAGAAGAACTCCTGGATCTAATGGAACCTGAAGAATCAGAAGACCTGCGTAAACTACTGGAATACCCTGAGAATACCGCAGGTGGTGTTATGACTACTGAATTTGCTGCTGTGGAAGAGGGCCTCACTGCTCAACAAGTCCTGGACTCGCTTCGAGAAATGGCTAAAAACGTTGAAACCATTTACTATGTCTATGTTCTTTCAAAAAATGGCGATTTAGTAGGAGTAGTTTCTATAAGGGAAATTATACTCTCTGATCCTGATATAAACATATCTGATTTCATGCAGACTGATGTCATTAAAGTTGACGTAATGGAAGAACAGCATGAGGTTGCCCAGAAAATTGCAAAGTACAACCTCATAGCCCTCCCTGTTGTTGAAAAAGATAAAATAAGGGGAATAATCACAGTTGACGATGCAATAGACATTGTTTTACCCACTGCCTGGAAAAAACGGGTCCCAAGAATGTTCGGAAGATAA
- a CDS encoding Nramp family divalent metal transporter — MDYSIFRRVFKSPAVISFIIFLSVMGPGIITANVDNDAGGITTYSLAGSQFGYDLLWTFIPMIIALAVIQEMGVRMGIVSGKGLADLIREKVGIKLTFLMMVALLLANFGNVLAEFSGIAVSAGIFNVPRFIALPLAAFFVWLLVVKGTYKSVEKIFLMASALYFSYIIAGFLAQPDWGLAAQSMIMPQISLDAAYITMVIGLVGTTIAPWMMFYIQSSVVEKGISLKNLKYSKMDAVLGAIVVNIVAFFIVIACAATIHPTGIQVNNVADVSMALAPLAGQYASILFAFGFLNASLFAASILPLSTAYYVCESLGFEAGVSKSFREAPVFHGLYLGLIIAAVIIILIPSVPLLSILYLSQVANGILLPFVLILMLLIINDKKIMGEHVNTKLFNVIAVATVIIVMGLSIGLLVTTFLR; from the coding sequence ATGGATTATTCAATTTTCCGCAGGGTTTTTAAGAGCCCTGCTGTCATCAGCTTCATAATATTCCTCTCAGTAATGGGGCCAGGTATCATAACTGCCAACGTGGACAACGATGCCGGAGGAATCACAACTTACTCCCTGGCGGGTTCACAGTTTGGATACGACCTTCTATGGACATTCATCCCAATGATCATAGCACTGGCCGTGATCCAGGAAATGGGGGTCCGTATGGGCATAGTTTCCGGGAAAGGCCTGGCAGATCTCATACGTGAGAAGGTGGGAATTAAACTCACCTTCCTCATGATGGTCGCCCTGCTTCTGGCCAACTTCGGAAATGTCCTGGCTGAATTTTCAGGTATAGCAGTAAGTGCGGGCATATTCAATGTGCCTCGTTTCATAGCCCTGCCACTGGCAGCCTTTTTTGTCTGGCTCCTGGTAGTTAAAGGCACCTACAAAAGTGTGGAAAAAATATTCTTAATGGCCTCGGCCCTTTATTTCTCCTATATCATAGCTGGATTCCTGGCACAACCAGACTGGGGATTAGCAGCTCAGAGTATGATAATGCCACAGATAAGTCTTGATGCTGCCTACATAACCATGGTGATTGGTCTGGTGGGAACCACCATTGCCCCCTGGATGATGTTCTACATCCAATCTTCGGTAGTGGAGAAGGGAATTAGTTTAAAGAATCTCAAATATTCCAAGATGGACGCAGTGCTGGGAGCCATAGTGGTGAACATTGTGGCCTTTTTCATTGTCATTGCCTGCGCAGCCACCATACATCCCACCGGTATCCAGGTAAATAACGTTGCTGATGTTTCGATGGCCCTGGCTCCACTGGCAGGCCAATACGCAAGTATCCTATTTGCATTCGGATTTTTAAACGCCTCACTCTTTGCAGCCAGTATCCTGCCACTGTCTACAGCATATTATGTATGTGAAAGTCTTGGATTCGAAGCAGGAGTATCCAAAAGCTTTAGGGAAGCTCCGGTGTTCCATGGCTTATATTTGGGGCTGATTATAGCAGCGGTAATCATAATTCTTATCCCATCGGTCCCATTATTATCTATCCTGTATTTATCTCAAGTGGCAAACGGTATACTTTTACCTTTTGTACTGATACTAATGCTCCTTATCATAAATGACAAGAAAATCATGGGGGAACATGTGAACACCAAGCTTTTCAATGTTATTGCGGTGGCAACAGTTATAATTGTGATGGGATTGAGTATTGGGCTGCTAGTTACCACTTTCCTTAGATGA